In Strix aluco isolate bStrAlu1 chromosome 17, bStrAlu1.hap1, whole genome shotgun sequence, the genomic stretch GATGTAACTAACGTACGTGCTATATAACTAGCCATTAGCCTCATAGAAGAATCAGGCCTTAATTTCTATTCTTTAATTAATTGACGCGTAGTGTGTTTCTGGCAAATTACCGGCTCTGAATCACGGACGATCACACGCACACCCGCTTTTTTGGACCCCCGAGGCAGGTCCCAGCTGGCCACACCTGGAGGCGGAGCTGAGACCTTCCCAAACAGGGAAGGCCCCAACCTTCCCACACAGTTCCTACGAGGGGGAACTGGGAGAAACGCGTCGGTGTGGTGTGGTGCTGAGCACATCCCTGTGGCTGGGCTGGGCGCCTCCTGCTTCCCTGCCGCGGGTCAGCGCTGAGCTCCCGCGGCTGCAGGGCagcggccggcggcggccggggctccTCAGAGGGAAAGGCCGGGGCTCGCGGGCCTCATTCAGCCCTCTGATTGGTCGCTGCAGGGGAGGGCGCTGTGACTGGAGGAGAGAATGGTAGTTGCCATTGGTCAGACTCCCTGAGGTAATGCGGATTCCCATTGGCTAAAGGCTCAGTCCTGCTTGTTGATTGGCTAGAGCGCAGCGCTGTGGTCCTTCCCCTTCCGGTGGGCGCTGACCTTGCCCGGGAGAGGAGCCGCAGCCATGGTGGCGTACTGGCGGCAGGCCGGGCTCAGGTACCCGCCGGGCGGCGACAAGGCCCCTCTCGCGACTTCCTTGCGATAACTGTAGCGGCCGGAGGCGAGGGCCTGGGAGGGAGGGTTGGCGGGGTCACAGCGGCGCTTCTGGAGGCAGAAGAGCTTTTGGGACGGGTTTGATCCTCACCTCcgttttcttctcccttttctctcctatCTCTAGTTACATCCGGTATTCCCAGATCTGTGCTCAGGTTGTTAGAGCAGCAATGAAGCCTCAGTACAAAGCGGAGGCCGAGAGGGCGGCGATGGCCACTGTGAAAACTGTGAAACCCAAGAAGGAATAAAATGTAAGTAAATTGAGTGGGCTGGGGTGCCTTATTAGAGCTTTTTATAGGAGGAGTGTTGGTTTCCCAATGTAAGGTTAATGAAGCACCTAGCTGCTTGTGTCATTTCGTGCTGTATGTGGCAAATCAGCTCTGATCTTCATGCATGAAACTGGAATGGATTTCAGACGGGTTTAGTGCAAATGTGTGCAGATGTCTCAGCATCCTGATTACATGTGGGATAGGAAACTGCTTAATCTCATTAGTTCAGTAAAGTGAGATGGTCTGTCCATCAAGCCCTGCTTTGAACGATTTGGTGTTTGGTCAAAGTTGTTACGGTTTAAGCAAAACAGCTGGGTTTCTGTGGTGATGTTCATAGGTTTCCCGACAGACAGCCTCTCTGAACTACTGTTTCCCCTATCAGCAGACTTATTTTCTTAAGGGTTATCTACTGTCTGTGAAAGATCGATGCTACTTGTACCTTTATTTGTGACACTGCATATATCGCATGCAGCTGAAATCACTCCTCTTCCAAGTAGAACAGCTTCTAGTCCTGATCTGAGATTAAATGTTATTACCTTTTGTTTGAAGCACACCTTGTACGTATTCTTGAATTGAATAACTTGTATTTTAAATCCCATAGGAACTGATCTGTGGTGAATACTCTTAACAGCAAACTGCAAAGCTGTAGGCAAGCTCAAGACTCTGCAATATAATGTCATCACATCAACTGTAAAACTTGCCTCTCTATGTAAAGCAGCATGCtaataaatgtaatttctgttaAATGAATGTGTGGAAAGTGTTGTTCCTCTTGAAACCAACTACTCCATTTGCAGAGACATTTATCTTTCTCTTATGTTAAAAATACATGACTGTTATCAGAGTCCACTATTCTGTAGCAACATGTCTTTAAGGCAAATCTTTTGTTGGATTTCATGCTGATATTCCAGATACATAATGAATGAGAAATTTAATTGTTGTTTAAAACTTTTCTGCACTAAAACCTATGTCAAAAGAGAATATAGGCATGtaatttcaataattaaaaatatctgtcaGATCTCTCCACAGGAAGTGGTATACTGTTGGCTTTAAAATTCTCTGTTGTCATGGTGTTCATCTTCCATTTGTGCTTGGAACAAAACTAACTCAGTGAAAAACCAGTTTGGCAAGGCTGGGTTACGACTAAACTGGAAGCAGGCTATTTTGCTGTGGGTGTGCTGCAGGGGATCTCATCTCCAGAGCTGTCTGAACACTGAGCAGTGAAGCGGGAGCTGGAGACCTGGCGTCCTGTAAGAGCTGGAGAAGGAGGCGCAGAAACCCCTGGGCTGTACTCTGATCACACAGCTACTGGTTGTCCTTCGTGTTACCACTTTGTCACTTTACTGGGGGGAAGAGGGACACGTGTTCACTGGAAAGCAGTGGGAATGGAGGGTGACACTGCCGCCGTGCTTGCCTGGGGGCCGAAGTCATACTTCCAGCTGTGCTGGTTTGGGGGAGGTGTTTGCGTGTTCCTGCTGCTGTGTGTCTTCACAGCACATGTACCTGTCCCACTGCACGGGAGGAAATGGAGCACACTTACAGAATGTGTGTGTTCCCCTAGACACTTCTGCTGTTGACTAATGCATGAGGCATTACGTTCTTCACAGTATAATAAACTCTCTCTTCTAAAAGTATAATAAAAAAGCtcaattttttaatgtattttaaagttagtCCTTACAAGAATAAACTATGATCTTTGTCTATCAAATAGCTCAAGTATTATTTTATAGAATgctatataatttttatttaaagaatattatAAATACAGTGTTAAGTAGATGTCTGTGACTGGcaagaaagtttttttttttcctgaagtcaaGATAAGTTTTTGATTTAGTGATTGCCGTTGAACTTAGATCTAACTAGCTGCAAACCATTCTATCCATTTTGCTGTACTGAATGATAGGAAAAAATTTACAGTAGTTAgtacatggggggaaaaaaataccacaccAAAGCTTTTACACAGTGTTCACAACTTTGTATGCTAATATAACTCAATCTATAGTTTGAAATAGAAACAAACCACACAATGATAATGAATGCAAGCTCTGCAATAATCTAAGCCAGCAATGTGATAGAACTATTAAAGTACttcaaaaaaaagtaagaatgtgCATATTCAGTCTTGCTGCATGTTGTTTCCCCTCCCCCTGTAACTTAAGGAACTGAACTTGTCTGGAGATTCCATCAGTCTGTGGAGTGTGTAATAAAATAGGTACTGCCCTTATAGGCCTTACAGGTGTGCCTGTGCTCCTGAAACAGTAACAAGTTCACAAACACAACACAGACTGTGTTCACCTGAGAATAAATAAATTTGATGCGTTGATAGCATATTTTGCTGTTGCTTATGATCTTGATATATATGCACAGACACAGAGGCTGTATATTACATTCAGTATCTGGTGATTCTAAAAGTGAATACACTTACAAGAAAGGCTGTTACGAGACAACTTGTCTTCGTAGTGGCTCTTTTTTGGGAGAGAATTGGCAATGGTTGTTCAGGAGAGTAAAGCAGAGCTGCcattaatttcaaaagcattGTATTGTAATATTGGATATATTTTGGCCAGATGCAGAGAAAAAATTCTGAAGGTGTTATTTTTGGTATGCAGATGATGGCTACTGCTTTTTCTTTAGTGAGTGTCAGCAGGCTTGTTAGGGCCATGTTTTGCTATTACCATTGGGTTTACAGTGCTTCCTTTTCTGAGCTGGCTTCCACTTCTACCTCTTCATATTCCTCAACATCTGCAGTGGCATCCTGGTACTGCTGGTACTCGGACACAAGGTCATTGGTGTTACCTTCTGCTTCAGAAAACTCCATCTCATCCATCCCTTCACCAGTATACCAATGGAGAAACGCTTTTCTTCTGAACATAGCTGAGAACTGTTCGGAAACCCTGATGAAGAGCTCCTGAATGGCTGTGTTATTGCCAATAAAGGTAGCGGCCATCTTCAAGCCTCGTGGTGGTATGTCACACACAGCCACTTTGACGTTATTAGGGATCCACTCCACAAAGTAGGAACTATTCTTGGTCTGGACAGCCAGCAACTGCTCATCCACTTCTCGGGTAGACATTCGGCCTCTGAAGATGCATGCCACAGTCAAGTAACGTCCACGACGAGGGTCGCAGGCTGCCATCATGTTGCGCGCATCAAACATTTGTTGAGTAAGCTCTGGCACTGAGAGGGCTCTGTACTGTTGGCTACCTCGAGCTGTCAGCGGAGCAAAGCCTGGCATAAAGAAATGCAGGCGAGGAAAGGGCACCATGTTAACAGCCAGCTTTCTCAGATCTGCGTTCAGTTGACCAGGAAAACGGAGCGAGGTTGTGACGCCGCTCATCGTTAGGGATACTAAGTGGTTGAGGTCGCCATAGGTGGGATTGGTGAGCTTTAAAGTTCTAAAACATATATCGTACAGAGCTTCATTGTCAATGCAAAAGGTTTCATCTGTATTCTCTATTAGCTGATGGATGGAGAGGATGGCATTATATGGCTCTACGACCGTGTCGGATACTTTGGGTGAAGGCACAACACTGAAAGTGTTCATAATCCTGTCGGGATATTCTTCTCTGATCTTGTTGATGAGGAGCGTGCCCAT encodes the following:
- the TUBB1 gene encoding tubulin beta-1 chain isoform X1, whose translation is MREIVHLQIGQCGNQIGAKFWEVISDEHGIDIAGNYRGDASLQLERISVYFNEAYSHKYVPRSILVDLEPGTMDSVRSSKIGPLFRPDNFIHGNSGAGNNWAKGHYTEGAELIENVMDVVRNECESCDCLQGFQLIHSLGGGTGSGMGTLLINKIREEYPDRIMNTFSVVPSPKVSDTVVEPYNAILSIHQLIENTDETFCIDNEALYDICFRTLKLTNPTYGDLNHLVSLTMSGVTTSLRFPGQLNADLRKLAVNMVPFPRLHFFMPGFAPLTARGSQQYRALSVPELTQQMFDARNMMAACDPRRGRYLTVACIFRGRMSTREVDEQLLAVQTKNSSYFVEWIPNNVKVAVCDIPPRGLKMAATFIGNNTAIQELFIRVSEQFSAMFRRKAFLHWYTGEGMDEMEFSEAEGNTNDLVSEYQQYQDATADVEEYEEVEVEASSEKEAL
- the TUBB1 gene encoding tubulin beta-1 chain isoform X2 is translated as MDSVRSSKIGPLFRPDNFIHGNSGAGNNWAKGHYTEGAELIENVMDVVRNECESCDCLQGFQLIHSLGGGTGSGMGTLLINKIREEYPDRIMNTFSVVPSPKVSDTVVEPYNAILSIHQLIENTDETFCIDNEALYDICFRTLKLTNPTYGDLNHLVSLTMSGVTTSLRFPGQLNADLRKLAVNMVPFPRLHFFMPGFAPLTARGSQQYRALSVPELTQQMFDARNMMAACDPRRGRYLTVACIFRGRMSTREVDEQLLAVQTKNSSYFVEWIPNNVKVAVCDIPPRGLKMAATFIGNNTAIQELFIRVSEQFSAMFRRKAFLHWYTGEGMDEMEFSEAEGNTNDLVSEYQQYQDATADVEEYEEVEVEASSEKEAL
- the ATP5F1E gene encoding ATP synthase F(1) complex subunit epsilon, mitochondrial yields the protein MVAYWRQAGLSYIRYSQICAQVVRAAMKPQYKAEAERAAMATVKTVKPKKE